TCATTTACGGCAAATGGTGCTATACCGGAGAGTTATTTTACTTTCGATACTAAAAAAAATCCAGGTGTTGAAGTCGTGGATTTAAGGTAATTTCTTTACTTTTGATCATGACGATTAGAGCTGCTCAATTTTGAAAATCACGTTTTTAGGTACAGGTACTTCTCAGGGCGTTCCGGTAATCACTTGTCGTTGCGAGGTATGCAGCTCTTCTGATTTTAGGGATAAGCGGTTACGTACCTCCGTTTTAGTGCAAACAACTGATAAAACTTTTACTATAGATAGCGGGCCGGATTTTCGTTATCAAATGTTGCGTGCCGGCGTTCAGGATCTTGACGCGATTATTTATACGCATGAGCATAAAGATCATATTGCAGGACTAGATGACATCAGACCTTTTAACTATCTGCTCAATAAAACCATTGATATTTACGCCACAACGGCGGTACAGGGTGCTTTACGCAGAGAGTTCTCTTATATTTTTGCTGATGTAAGGTATCACGGCTTGCCGCAAATCAGCTTGCATACCATCAGTTCTGAAGCTTTTGATATTGGTAATACCACCATTATTCCCTTAGATGTGATGCATTTTAAGCTTCCAATTTTAGGTTTCAGAATTAATGATTTTACCTATATCACAGATGCTAAAACCATTTCTAATGAAACGATTGCTAAAATAAAGGGTACAAAGATCTTGGTCATTAATGCACTTCAGTTGGAGCACCATATTTCTCATTTTACTTTTGAAGAAGCTATTGCCTTTGCCAAATTGATTGACGCAGAAAAAACTTATTTTACACATATCAGCCATAACTTGGGTAAACATGAAGACGTGGAAACGCTTTTACCTCCAAACATCAGGCTTGCATACGATGGCTTAATACTGGAGCTTTAAAAATGTAAATTAACGCTATGATCTATTCTGAATAAATCTATCTTTGCAGAACCTTACACCCGGGTGGCGAAATTGGTAGACGCACCAGCTTGAGGGGCTGGCGCTGGCAACGGCGTGGCAGTTCGAATCTGCTCTCGGGTACAACCGCACTTTGAATATCTTAAAGTGCGGTTTTTTTATGCAAAATCATTGTTTTTTGCTATCTAGGCATTGTTCAAAGTATTCCTGATCATGGTCAATCTGGTAAAGGGGGAAGAGGAGATTAGCTTAGAACATATTTTGACCGGTGAATAAATTCATTTAATAGTTGGAGCTTTTCCAAAAGCTTTTTTATAGGCAAACGAAAAATGAGAGAAATCAACAGATCCCAAATCCATATAGATATCCCTTGGCCTCAGTTTTTTTCATTGATCAACAGGTTGGCCTCTACTAACCTCCTTTGTTGTATCCAGCGGCTTGGGGTTTGATTGAATAGGGCCTGAAAGTCACGTTTAAAAGTTGAAAGGCTTCTGCCTGTGAGATAGGCCATACTTTCCAGATCAATATTGAATTTATAATGATCATTGATATAGGCTTCCAGATCGATCTTATGGGGATCTCTAAAATCAAATAAAAGTCCCTTTAGTGAGGGGTTTGTTTCTATTAGTACATAGATCGCCTCTCTGACCTTGATTGCTGTAAGTACCTCACTATGTATAATTCCTGGATCCATATAGGGGCTTAGCGAACCTATTAAATTCTTAAGAAGATTGCTGGATTTTAAGACTAAATTATGTTCTCCATAATAGGGAACGGCTGGCAACATTGTTTCGTCCTTGCTAATTTCACGGAGGATCACATCATCCAGATGGATGGTGATGGTTTTAACGTGTCCAGA
The nucleotide sequence above comes from Pedobacter sp. MC2016-14. Encoded proteins:
- a CDS encoding MBL fold metallo-hydrolase, whose amino-acid sequence is MKITFLGTGTSQGVPVITCRCEVCSSSDFRDKRLRTSVLVQTTDKTFTIDSGPDFRYQMLRAGVQDLDAIIYTHEHKDHIAGLDDIRPFNYLLNKTIDIYATTAVQGALRREFSYIFADVRYHGLPQISLHTISSEAFDIGNTTIIPLDVMHFKLPILGFRINDFTYITDAKTISNETIAKIKGTKILVINALQLEHHISHFTFEEAIAFAKLIDAEKTYFTHISHNLGKHEDVETLLPPNIRLAYDGLILEL
- a CDS encoding AraC family transcriptional regulator; translated protein: MDPGIIHSEVLTAIKVREAIYVLIETNPSLKGLLFDFRDPHKIDLEAYINDHYKFNIDLESMAYLTGRSLSTFKRDFQALFNQTPSRWIQQRRLVEANLLINEKN